The Stutzerimonas stutzeri genome segment TCGGCAGCGGTGCCGGTTTGCGATCGAGTGGCCAGCAGGTCTGGATGTAACCCATGACCAGCACTATCCAGGAATAGGTCTCCGCTGCCAGCAGCGTCAGGCCGCACGCCAGGTCGAAATACGAGTCCCATCGAAGCGTTGCGGTGTAACGCCACCACAGATATCGACACGAGATGATGGTCGAGAGCACGATCAGCATCAGCACGGCAAAGCGCCCGGGAACGCGCCTGACCAGCATTGCGATCCCCCAGAGCAGCAGCACGAAGGTGACCTGCGCGGTGTAGCCGAAGGGCTCGGTGATACAGAGCACGCCGAGCAATGCCGCCAGCACCGCAATAGCCACGGTGATGCCGTACTTGGCAGGTTTTGCCAGCGCGCTAAACCAGCGTTCGGCCTGGCTGGCGCAGGCTTCTACGTTCTCCAGGCTGTTTTGCCCCGGCATACGTTTGGCGCCGGCGCGTAACGGCAAGCTGCCCTTGCTTGCGACAGCGCGCAGCCAGGCGCCTATCGATCGAGTCGGTTTCGAGGGTTTCGTACTACCGATGTCCAGCGGACGCGCGACCGTTAGCCAGACGCTTTGCAAAAGGATGCGCAGCGGATCCCCTGCCTTCGGGCGCGTGCCGACAATGTGTGGGTAGAGCCGCCGGCGTTCGGCCAGAAGCCACTGCCAACCAGGTGCTTCTAGGCGCAGCAGTGACCAGGCCAGCGTGTAGAACACCGCCCAGCTGAAGGCGCCGCACCGGCTCGCACCGCGCCGATACCGAACGTCCTGGTAGTAACGCAGTGGGCTGAGCATGCTCAGCACTCCGACCGCTGCGAAAGGCACCAGATCGCGAGGCTTCGCACGTCACTCGCTGCTTGACTCTTGGGAGCGTATTGGCCGATTGGCGCCTTGTGGGCCAAGGCTTCCTGAACGGCTTCGTCTTCATGCACGAGCTGGGGCTGACGCGTGAGCCCATGACGCTTGCGCCAGATCATCAGCAGGTCTCGCTGCAGCTGACTGGCCGGATCGAAACGATTGATCAGCAAAAGATCCGCAGCAGGTGTTGGCCGCTGTTGCAGCAGGACATGACAAGCCGGGTCGGGTATGACGAGGTCGATCAGAATATCGCCGCGATTGCCGGCCGAAAGGCCGAACCGATGACCTGGCATGCGTTGCGGTAGATCGAATAACACCCAGTCGTAGGCGTGTGAAACCAGGTCGCAGCGTTGCGGCCAATAGCCCGGATCAGCACAAAGCAAGGCTTCGATCTGTGCGAACTCAACGTCGCTCAGCCGCCCGTACGGCAGCAGATGCAAGCCCGGAAGAACCTCCAAAGCGGCTTGATGCCATGCGTTCCCGTCCAGCTGCGCACGAGCCCAGCCCGACTCGAGGCCGATATCGACGTTGAAATGCAGGCGCAGCATGTTGTCCGGACTGAGATCGACCAGCAGCACGCGCTCGCCCTGCTCGTGAAGGGCCAAGGCCAGATCGGCGAGCAGCGATGTGGCACCCAGCCCGCCACGCATCGCTCGCAAGGTCAGGCGTTTCATGCGGGACGTCTACCGCTGGTGGACGACATCGCGCTATCGAGCGAAAGCGTCTCCAGCGCAGCGTTGAGGTCGTCGAGCACTGATAGCTCGGCCAACAGCGGCCAGCGATGGATGGCCTTGTCCAGCTCCAGCGACGCGGAAATATCCTGATAGCCCAGCTCCGAAAGACCTATATGGCGTTCCAGGCGGCCGATATCGTCGTTTTGAACCCGCTGAGTCATGCTGACCATATTCGTTACTCGAAACGGTTTGGGTAAGGGAGCCAGGTGGTTTGCCCACCCAGGCGCACGTAAGGCTGTCCGGCATGCTCGATGACCTGCGCACCGGCAGTTTCTGAAACCGGCTCGGTCCGTGGCAGATCCGCGGTCAATGCATTGATGTCCACCTGGCTGCCGTTGCGCTGCGCGCTGTAGAGCCTGGAAACCAGTTCGGACAGGGCCAGGAAGCTGGTCGGCTGCTGGACGTGTACCGGTTGCCCGGCATTGGTGGAGTTCATGCCGATCAGCTTCAGCCCCACAGGGACCTGGGTGATGGACGGGCGCGGAATCTCGCGCATACCGGCGATCTGCATGCGGTCCCCATGCAGTGCGGCGCCGTGTTCGGGCACCAGCAGCACGGCGACTGGCTTGCCGCTGCGCTCCAGCTCGTCGATGAACTTGGAGATATCGTCCAGCAGCCGCTGGGCTCTCGGACGGTATTCGGCCGATTGGGCATTGCCATCGGCGCCAATGATCCGGTTCCCGTCATGCAGGCTGATGCTGTTGTAGAAAAGGCCGACACGCGCATCGGGTTGCTGCTGCCGTTGCTTCCACCAGCCGCTGAGCACATCGAAATCCCGCGCGATCGGCGAGCCGTCGAAGCCTGCAAGCGCTCGCGAGAAGCTCTGGCTGGCCAGCGCCGGTTGCGGCATGCCTTGCGCTGAGATTTCGTCGCTGAAGCCATCGAAGCGGCCGTTGTGGTTCATCAGGGTTTCGGAACGAAAGCCCAGGTTGGCCAGGTTCTGGAACAGCAGGCACTGCTCCGGCGCGGGTTCGTACAGCGCCTGGTGGCGCGGCTGGCCACAGCTGGCGCGCAATAGCCGGATCGCCGCCGGACCGCTGTATGACGTTGCCGAGTTGAACCGATCGAACACGACGTCCATACGTTGCAGCAATGCATTGTCCCGCAGGCCGACCGCGTCGAGATCGTCCCAGGCCAGCGAGCAGATGTTCAG includes the following:
- the bcsQ gene encoding cellulose biosynthesis protein BcsQ codes for the protein MKRLTLRAMRGGLGATSLLADLALALHEQGERVLLVDLSPDNMLRLHFNVDIGLESGWARAQLDGNAWHQAALEVLPGLHLLPYGRLSDVEFAQIEALLCADPGYWPQRCDLVSHAYDWVLFDLPQRMPGHRFGLSAGNRGDILIDLVIPDPACHVLLQQRPTPAADLLLINRFDPASQLQRDLLMIWRKRHGLTRQPQLVHEDEAVQEALAHKAPIGQYAPKSQAASDVRSLAIWCLSQRSEC
- the bcsR gene encoding cellulose biosynthesis protein BcsR — translated: MTQRVQNDDIGRLERHIGLSELGYQDISASLELDKAIHRWPLLAELSVLDDLNAALETLSLDSAMSSTSGRRPA
- the bcsG gene encoding cellulose biosynthesis protein BcsG; translation: MTAHEPLSVSVPTQVSWPGLGAWNLYFLLKFLLLGLGLLNFQALPNLVFAACLVVPLPGRSWRIVRQLIAVPVGVVLLYHDTWLPPFERLLAQPGVLDFTPDYLLDLAARFVDWKLLGLCTLLVIAYSYVANWVRLSVLCLGGLLWLNLSGTSLWASMPNVVAASAGSAVNGTTGSAPAVADDNVALDTWLDSFFNTEATRRTQFPAPSEQAAAFDVVVLNICSLAWDDLDAVGLRDNALLQRMDVVFDRFNSATSYSGPAAIRLLRASCGQPRHQALYEPAPEQCLLFQNLANLGFRSETLMNHNGRFDGFSDEISAQGMPQPALASQSFSRALAGFDGSPIARDFDVLSGWWKQRQQQPDARVGLFYNSISLHDGNRIIGADGNAQSAEYRPRAQRLLDDISKFIDELERSGKPVAVLLVPEHGAALHGDRMQIAGMREIPRPSITQVPVGLKLIGMNSTNAGQPVHVQQPTSFLALSELVSRLYSAQRNGSQVDINALTADLPRTEPVSETAGAQVIEHAGQPYVRLGGQTTWLPYPNRFE